A single region of the Schizosaccharomyces osmophilus chromosome 3, complete sequence genome encodes:
- a CDS encoding Ser-Thr-rich glycosyl-phosphatidyl-inositol-anchored membrane family — translation MILTNLVVFAFVACSLTIHITSPSQSTQWEIKDNHTITWDYVRTDKPFVGVYLTNYVNFPILNRLVAKINLTESKVTVNTSDWPTGNGFRINLGNPESPEEIYAQSDEFTLLPSSDNASPALSFSSNVPASSNVPASSNATTSHKTSQSKTDSSTLSSWYAGSSTSFPISSQPVASVSAIAAPYGNISNSSNAGSNFSNYSNFSNFNNSSKFGNYSNSTTSLARNNAVQSGSSSIHGLFQTSLFGLIGAATFFIIN, via the coding sequence ATGATCCTAACAAATTTGGTGGTGTTTGCTTTCGTCGCCTGCTCTCTGACTATTCATATCACCAGCCCTTCCCAAAGTACGCAATGGGAAATCAAGGATAATCATACAATAACGTGGGATTATGTCCGAACAGACAAACCGTTCGTCGGAGTATACTTGACCAACTATGTCAACTTTCCAATCTTGAACAGGTTGGTTGCTAAGATTAATCTCACCGAAAGTAAGGTTACCGTAAATACCAGCGACTGGCCTACTGGTAATGGTTTCCGTATCAATCTGGGTAATCCCGAGAGTCCCGAGGAAATCTATGCTCAGTCTGACGAATTCACTCTTTTGCCTTCAAGCGACAATGCCTCCCCTGCTCTATCATTTTCGAGTAATGTCCCTGCCTCTTCTAATGTCCCTGCCTCTTCTAATGCCACCACCTCTCATAAAACGTCCCAGTCTAAAACTGATTCTTCCACGTTGAGTTCTTGGTACGCTGGTTCTTCTACATCCTTTCCTATCTCTTCCCAGCCAGTTGCTAGCGTTAGTGCCATTGCAGCCCCATATGGAAATATAAGCAACTCCTCCAATGCGGGAAGCAACTTCAGCAATTACAGCAACTTCAGCAACTTTAACAATTCTAGCAAATTCGGAAATTACAGCAATTCCACCACTTCTCTTGCCCGGAACAACGCAGTTCAATCTGGCAGTTCCTCCATACATGGCTTGTTCCAAACAAGCCTGTTTGGTTTGATTGGAGCAGCAACTTTCTTCATAATTAACTAG
- the toa2 gene encoding transcription factor TFIIA complex small subunit Toa2 translates to MSQYYELYRRSRISLTDALDDLISQGKISPQLAMKVLFNFDKSMTEALAEKVRARLTFKGHLDTYRFCDEVWTFIIKNPNFRFDNETVTSNKIRIVACATRDSSANR, encoded by the exons ATGTCGCAATATTACGAACTATACAGACGTAGCAG AATTTCATTGACTGATGCATTGGATGATTTGATTTCCCAAGGGAAAATATCCCCACAGCTGGCTATGAAAGTTCTTTTCAAC TTTGATAAAAGCATGACAGAAGCGTTGGCTGAAAAAGTACGGGCTCGCCTGACGTTTAAGGGACACCTTGATACATACCGGTTTTGCGACGAAGTTTGGACgtttattataaaaaatccaaatttcCGGTTTGATAACGAAACCGTGACAAGCAATAAGATTCGGATTGTCGCTTGTGCAACCCGCGATTCTTCAGCAAATCGCTGA